The sequence below is a genomic window from Andrena cerasifolii isolate SP2316 chromosome 6, iyAndCera1_principal, whole genome shotgun sequence.
GCGACACATCGCAGACGCGGCAGCTCCGTGGTCCGATCTTCTTCGCGTCGCGGTCCATATCAGCTGGCTAGGAAAGGAGATAGCACCGTGAACGGGACGAGCGTAACAGAGGGAGGACTGGTTGATTGTTAGAAATATATCTCTCGGAGGAATGGCGTACAGCTGGGACAACCGAGTGGATTTCATTGTAAGGTTCCTCTACGGTTAGTACGCGGTCATTCCTGGTCCGAAGCACGCGTGTGATGCTGCTTTTGAGGATCCACGTGCGTGTATGTAGCCTGGCAGTTGCACGGGTAATCTTATTGCCGCTATTCCGAGCTCAAACTATGACGTGAGTATTGCAATGCTATCGCTGAGAATGAGTAACAGCCTACCGATCTTCGTGTACGTACTTTCACGAGGAGCCCTCAGATCTGCACGGCAGCTTCCCGTTCTTTCGACACGCTCTGTAGATATCGTGGCAGCGTAGAAGAATCCCCTGAAAGTCCAAGTTTCTAGATGCTAACCAGTTGCTGTGCGTGGCGGActaaaaattaaacgaaacagCTTTGTAGCAGAGCTCCGAGGGCGAAGGGACGGAAAACGGTTCTCTTGGCTTCGAGAGTGTCATACTTGTTTAGGATTTAGGTTGACTTCAAAGTATACCACGCGTTCGTTCCAACAGTTGCAATTGGTCCATGCCAAATTTAAGCTTGGCTCTAATTTCTTTCATGGAACATTCTGCCGGCCTTTTTCATCCTCGCAAGTGTTACGTGCTCTCAATTATTCCGCGAATGACCGTTCACGAATATTCACTCGCGTGAATACATCGTATTCTGTAAATGAACAAGCCAACTCCAAGTACCCCTACTACCAGCACGCTCTCGATCCACGCGAGCACGCTGAAAGAGCAAGATGGTTACTTTGAAATTTCTCGATCAGTCGAGAATGGATGATATCGATACACGAGCCAACTCGATAATCGACGGGGTACATACGCGCCCTCGATCgttcaaataagtaaaaatacaATACCCGCGCTTTGAATTACGTCGATATACTCGGGGGTCGTGTACTTTGCGACGAGTGCCGATCTCTGCCAGAAACTCAAGTATTTGGAGCACATCCAGCCGTGTAATGACAAAAATCTCCTTTAGAGATATAATAAATTGGCACGAACCGATCGATTAACCACCCAACCCAATTACACGCATCCGCTTTCACATTTTCCGCAACTGCGTCAGCAGATCCACTCAGCACATTTCGGTGGCTGCGATTAAACGATATTTACCATATTTAGACACAGACAACAATGGCATCCTGGAGAAGCACGATTTCGAATGCATGGCGCTGAAAATGACTTTGATCGAGGGAAAGGGAGAATTCAGTTACGGTCGTTACCAGGAGAATATACATATCATGCTCTCGCTGTGGGAAGAGATCGCGGAATTGGCAGACTTCAATAAGGTAGATTCTCGCAGGGAGACATTTTACGCGCAAAGCGTTTCCCTTCGCATTGGTCTCTCATCTAGGACGGCTAATCTGTTACGTATAGGACGGTATCGTGACCATCGAGGAGTTTAAAGAAGCTGTACAGAGAAGCTGCGTTGGCCGACAGTATCGAGACTTCCCACAAGCGATGAAGATGTTCATCGATAGTCACTTCAAGATAGTAGACTTGAACGGTAACGTGCGATTACTTGCTCCACGTGTCGCGTTTTACTAATGGGTCTTATCGTTTTCAGACGACGGTGTGATCGCTGCCGACGAGTTCCGCTATAATTGCGTGTCGAGGATCCCCGTGGACAACGTAAACATTCTAGACGAAGCCTACCAGAACCTCCTCAACGTAAGATGGTCGTGCTTTGAATGGCTTTGACGGCTGAACAATCCAAAGAGCGCGCGATCCGATTTACCATGCAACCTTTCTGCCGTAACGAGTACTAAACATAGAACCGCTTGACCTTAGACGCGACAAGACGACGCACTGTTCTTGAACATGTTCGGACGGTAATGAACGATTTCCCGAGTAATTCGCAAACGATAAACAGTAAGAAGTAATTCCGAATTCGACGTAAGGAACAATAGTTTGACTACGTGCCAACTTCGGTGGCTGTGTTTTACGTCCGCCAGTCGACAGAAACATGTACTAGCAACTAAAAATGTTTGTGGATCACGCTGCCACTTAACTGTGCTTTTAATATAAACTGACATTCGTATAACCCGCAGTAATTTACGTTTGCGTAAAAGCCCAGACTCCTACTTCCTCGCGTTCCCGTTTCTCACGTGTTCCTTTAGTTAAATGGATTTATCTTCTCGCAGGACGACGACAGGAGACGCGGTGGATTGACTCTGTCGCGCTACCAAGAATTGTACGCGCAATTCCTCGGTAATCCGGACGAGACTTGCCAAGCGGTGCACTTATTCGGACCCCTGCACGCTATGGGCTAACTTCGTCTCGCTCCGAAGCAATCCTCGTGTCCACGTACAAAAGACAATCCTACTCTATTTAATATaaacataattatttaatttctgtaAGGAGACGGTGCAATAAATCGCATATTTTACTGTACAAATTCGGAGGCTTCGAAACCCGGACACGCTCGTTTTCGTAAGCACTCGCAACGGAATAGGATTTTGCTGGTTTGGCAGGTGCGCGCATTTACGAGCACGTGTTTGGCACAAGCAGCGCTGTGCTAGCATTCTGCTCTCGCACACTTGTTACTTCAACGCCCCGACGCGTAAATAACCATGTAAAAGATACACAACACGCCTGTACACATGTATATATcgtataaacagaaaaaaagtttattcgTATTACGTGTTTAACACGGTTTCGCGTTGTTCGGACACCTCTTTGGTAGTATCGCCGTGCTCTGCCCCTTTCGCGAAATTTAATACTGAAATTACTATAGCGATATGTAGTAGTAGTATACGACGACACTCCATACTAATTTTACGTATTTTCGTTGCCGAACCCCGGCACTTTTTATTTCAACGTTCACAGGAACTCTTCTCCCACCATTTACACATGTAGAGCATACTGTTGATCGCTTGAGAACTCGAGCCACTCGTACGCGCGAGTTCCCTTCTCAGCCGCGCGCGCAGCCTGACAGCAATCGCTAACGCGTTGTCTAAGAATTTCAACTAGTGAGCTATCTCTTTCTTCTGCTGTCGCGATATACAAATCGTTCATTCGTATACAAAGAATTTTACAAAACGCGCGTATGTTCACAAAACAGGCAGATTTTCGACCAATCTGACACTCGGCTGGATTTCGCACGGAGAACGAAAACAATACTGTTCGAATTAAGTTGCAGGCATTATGAGCAGAAGCATCACACTTCTCACGAGACACTTTTACACCGACGAAGCGAGCGACAGAAATTAAACGCTATACATCCCTGCATCGTTCAACTCCCAGTGATTAGGCTAATTACCGTTTTTCCCCCATTCTCCCCTGAATCGTGATCACCTAAAGTCTCTAGGCAAAGCGTGAGAATAGTAGAACGTTTGGAACCGAGCAGTAACtactgtatttttttatttgaaagcgaCAATCCGTCTTCGCTTTCGTCCTGAACACATGGATCTTTGTTGCCACTCGGTTCATTTTCAACTCATCCAAGTCCAATAGGACCGTGGACAATAGATAATGAATCATTTAAAAACCTCTGGATTATatgaaaagataaaaaaaaatggttccCGGACTTTTTCTCTCACGTAACAACCTGTGTCTGAAATGTGTTGCTAATCACCGACCATATATATTAGGAATATTATCCTTTGTACATCATGAAAAAATAGTAGAATTCCAGGAAAAATTCTGTGCTCCGATATCGATGCCATGGATTTCGATCTGCTTGTCGAGAAGATATGCTACATAATTTCACGCGCAATTCGTAGGCTCGTACAACATAAATACGGAAACAGATTTGTTGCTTTATCTCGACTAAGGACGGTTAATACTCGTTTGGACAAGCTTCCAAATTCATGTTGTACGAAATATTTCGCAATGGCAATCCTGAATGCGGATGTCGTAAACACTTTGATAGCATCGTAACGACGATTAGATTAAATCCCATTATCTTCGACGTAACTTTGATGTGGAGCCTTGATAACACGTCGCAGATGTATCGTGGCCGTACCGCTGAACGGGCAATATAAAATAGTCATGTGACGTCACCGATAACGAATACTGAATTCTTCCTACGAGACGAATAAAATGCACGCGCGTCGATAAAACATGACAAAAATGCAGATACACTTGCTGTTCGCCCAAGCAACATACATTATACATTCTTCcttgaaaaagaacaaaaatttatatatatgatAAGCAAATGAATGTTCCTTAACAATAAATTACTTATCTCCTGGCACACTCGATCGACTGGGTCGATCGTGGCACCTTAAAACCTACAACCAAAATACAATTCGTAAAGCTTCAGCGGTAGAATAACGTTAAATTAAGAGACTATTTCTCCAcaaataaatattctaaaacgcaattaataatattcgcaataataatgatgacgataaaaaaaggagaagaataaCACACGAAATTCTCTTCCTACCTAAACAAAGTACCAGGCACGAACTTCATAGTTCACATCGATCTCGTAATTTCCTCGAAAATCCGTTCAGCCTATTCGatctttttaaaagaatttcatcGCCCGCAGTATAGGACGACGATGTAGATTGTAGTATGTGCCGTACCGGACAACTTACTTTCAGTCTCACTAAGTACAAAAGTTGCGCTGTACGCTTAACATTCGGATGATCAATGCTACAAGGTCACATGATGATGTATCGCATCTATGGAGTTCACACTGGCGTAGGAAGTGGTTGGGTACTGATTGTTGTCATTTTGGAGTAAAGGAGAGTCAGGCCCGCGTTCTTCACTCCTAAACTCGTTTCTAAGCCTGCTGGCACGCTGACGGGCTCTCCAACGCCCACGGCGCGACATCACGCCTGCAAATTAGAACACAATATGTCTTCTTAAATTACACGCTTGCAATTTATGTCTCGACCCTTGCCACAAACTAGAATCATCTAAGTAAACACATCGTGCGCTACATCCAAATTATATAGAGTGGTGCTTGGAAGGCAGACACAGAGACGATGATACGTTAAAAAAAGGATGAGGGGGTTTCGCTTCAGTTTACCAGTGGCAATTATCTTTTTTCCATATCCCTTTTTTAACAATACAAACGTAATCAAGCTATCGTGCAAACAGCGGCCAACTAACCACAAGAGCACGTATAAAATACAGAAGGTTGAAAGAGCAGTGTCGCAACTAGCAAAGGAAAAATAATGATCTTGACCAGGAGGAGTGTTTTTTACGGTAATATGAATATCCCATCCCACACTCATCGACATATACAGATTCTAATGTAATGTGCAACCTTCGCTTTTAAAGCGGTGTGATAAGGATAGTATTACAAAAAGAAATTCGAACGAGTGTTGGAAAATGGAAATACCTGTAGTGGATTTGAGCGTGTGTGAGGTAAAGAGATTCCATTGGGTGTGTTGAAATTACTTATACAAGGCTCGTTTCTACTACGTACATTACCATCAATTAGATATTTCGATGGTCGGTCGGTGGACTTTGGTTCGAAGCGGTTTGTTGTAGAAGAAAAGCAATGTAGAATGTATCGGAAAGCCGAACGGGGGAAAGGTATGTGTTGTCACAGGTCACGACACAGAAGAAGAGAGTGTAGAAAATGTGGGTTTCCTGCGTACCTATCTTTCGTATTCAAGCACTCTGAAGGTAGGTGTACTTGTGGTGGGTGTGGGAGGAGAATTGAGTTTGCTTACACGATGATTCAAGGAAGTCTCCTGCACGTTGTCCAGATTTCCTTGCATCGCTCTCTTGTGATTCGCCAGCTTCTCTCTGTTCATTGGTGTGCCTAGAATCACCAGCAGCCATGACGAAGTTCGTTCAACTCTCAACTGTAGCCTGATTTAGCTCGTTAATACTTGGGTACAAAGTTACGAGGATAGAAACGAGTACAAACGTCAACAGCGAAGGAAACACATAACAGTCATTTAAACATTTCACTGTAAAGGTATATGAAAATCAGATTCATTTACTACCCCGATGCTCGAGCAACactggtgtcttttaataaatGAATCGACAGTCAGTCGGTTCAGGTGGTAATGGAATGTGATTCTTCTAAACATCTACCATTCATGAATATTGCGAGCAACAAGTCTTACCGATATAACTGAGTAATACTGGCAGAAATATTAAGCCATGGGCGGCCCCGAACAATACAATTCCCAGGTACATCCTGAAGTAGAATACCTGAAAATTTGCGACATAAGAACGTTAGtaaaaaaaaccaaacagaACGATATAAATGCGAGCGCGATTCGTTTAAACAGTACCTTGAAGATCTGACTTTTGGCGAAACCAAGTACCACGATTCCGCCGAATTTGGTTAGAGTGATACCGCTAAAAATGGAGCTTCCCATGTTCGTCAATGCATCAGCGACTCGCTCGACTCTCGTTGGTTTCACTGACACGGAGAAGGAATGTACTAGATGGCTACAAAATTCGACAGCAATTCCTACGGCCTGCGGGACCAAACAAATTACTTATTTTCCCAGCAACGCTTTACGTtgagaatattcaagtatttctgtATTT
It includes:
- the Scp1 gene encoding sarcoplasmic calcium-binding protein 1 isoform X1, whose product is MAYSWDNRVDFIVRFLYDTDNNGILEKHDFECMALKMTLIEGKGEFSYGRYQENIHIMLSLWEEIAELADFNKDGIVTIEEFKEAVQRSCVGRQYRDFPQAMKMFIDSHFKIVDLNDDGVIAADEFRYNCVSRIPVDNVNILDEAYQNLLNDDDRRRGGLTLSRYQELYAQFLGNPDETCQAVHLFGPLHAMG
- the Scp1 gene encoding sarcoplasmic calcium-binding protein 1 isoform X2 translates to MALKMTLIEGKGEFSYGRYQENIHIMLSLWEEIAELADFNKDGIVTIEEFKEAVQRSCVGRQYRDFPQAMKMFIDSHFKIVDLNDDGVIAADEFRYNCVSRIPVDNVNILDEAYQNLLNDDDRRRGGLTLSRYQELYAQFLGNPDETCQAVHLFGPLHAMG